One window of the Tetragenococcus koreensis genome contains the following:
- a CDS encoding putative metal homeostasis protein has translation MEKVDLSSAYRRMKSPNIKTRKRALKIIHAHKRNKNK, from the coding sequence ATGGAAAAAGTAGATTTAAGTAGTGCTTATCGACGGATGAAAAGCCCAAATATCAAGACTAGAAAACGGGCGTTAAAAATTATTCATGCACATAAACGTAATAAAAACAAATAA
- the cydC gene encoding thiol reductant ABC exporter subunit CydC, with translation MRNIPLFKALAKDTWIKPFLKHYKKTMIIALLLGFMTFFCAGALMFTSGFLISRSASIPENILLVYVPIVLTRAFGIGRPVFRYVERLVSHNWALKMTSQLRLKLYNTLEKDAVFFKKHYSLGDVLGLLAEDINHIQNLYLRTIFPTIIAWILYIFVVIGLGVFSIPFACLMALLLFSVTVVLPLWSVVVNGARQEKEKQSKNELYTELTDNVIGVADWIFSQRGHEYVNWHDQAEKNLQDTQASLRKFSRRRDFLLQVIMGIVVVALLFWTSQQFPGNHGGAANWIAAFVLSVFPLVDAFSGLPDAAQETNIYKDSIKRLNDLPNITEHTTKKMLEGSLDINIEHLVFQYEEDSRKILDNLSLTIPQGEKLAVLGRSGSGKSTLASLIRGDLVPTSGSVQLAGVATEQIGDVISEYIGVIQQTPYLFHTTILNNLRIGNEQAEIAEVWEVLQRVGLEQLVKGLPDGLDTMVDEAGLRFSGGERHRMALARILLKDTPIVLLDEPTVGLDPITEQALIDTFFEQLTGKTIIWITHHLQGIEKMQRVVFIEDGQLEMSGTPAELAQTNSRYQKLKAIDEGKY, from the coding sequence ATGCGTAATATTCCTTTATTCAAAGCTCTAGCAAAAGATACTTGGATTAAACCCTTTTTAAAGCATTATAAAAAAACTATGATTATCGCGTTGTTATTAGGTTTTATGACCTTTTTTTGTGCGGGCGCTTTGATGTTTACCTCAGGCTTTTTGATTAGCCGTTCTGCTTCTATTCCAGAAAATATATTGCTTGTTTATGTTCCGATCGTTTTAACGCGTGCTTTTGGGATCGGACGTCCTGTTTTTCGTTACGTAGAGCGTTTAGTTAGTCATAATTGGGCCCTAAAGATGACTTCACAATTACGCTTAAAGTTGTATAATACGTTAGAAAAAGATGCCGTCTTTTTTAAAAAGCATTATTCTTTAGGCGATGTTTTAGGTTTACTAGCAGAAGACATCAATCATATTCAAAACCTTTATCTACGTACGATTTTTCCAACAATTATCGCTTGGATTTTGTATATTTTTGTGGTCATTGGATTAGGTGTATTTTCTATTCCTTTTGCTTGCTTAATGGCTCTGTTGCTTTTTAGTGTTACTGTTGTTTTACCTTTATGGTCGGTTGTTGTAAATGGCGCACGACAAGAAAAAGAAAAACAATCAAAAAATGAACTGTATACAGAACTTACTGATAACGTAATTGGTGTTGCGGACTGGATTTTTAGCCAACGTGGACATGAATATGTTAACTGGCATGATCAAGCAGAAAAAAATTTACAAGACACGCAAGCTAGTTTACGCAAGTTTAGTCGTCGTCGTGATTTTTTGCTCCAAGTGATTATGGGGATAGTGGTTGTGGCATTACTGTTTTGGACCAGCCAACAGTTTCCAGGAAATCACGGAGGCGCAGCTAATTGGATAGCCGCCTTTGTTTTGAGCGTTTTTCCTTTAGTAGATGCTTTCAGCGGTTTACCTGATGCAGCTCAGGAAACTAATATCTATAAAGACTCTATTAAGCGTTTGAACGACTTACCAAACATAACAGAGCATACTACTAAAAAAATGCTAGAAGGTTCGCTGGATATCAACATAGAGCATCTTGTTTTTCAATATGAAGAAGATAGTCGCAAAATTTTAGATAATTTAAGCTTGACGATCCCTCAAGGTGAAAAGCTTGCTGTTTTAGGTCGCAGTGGTTCAGGAAAAAGTACCTTGGCCTCATTGATTCGTGGCGATTTAGTTCCAACTAGCGGCAGCGTTCAATTAGCAGGTGTTGCTACTGAGCAGATAGGTGATGTTATTTCTGAATATATTGGCGTAATTCAACAAACACCCTATTTATTTCATACAACCATTTTAAATAATTTACGCATCGGCAATGAACAAGCAGAAATTGCAGAAGTATGGGAAGTATTACAACGTGTTGGCTTAGAACAATTAGTAAAGGGGTTACCCGATGGCTTAGATACGATGGTCGATGAAGCGGGTTTGCGTTTTTCTGGCGGAGAACGCCATCGTATGGCTTTAGCAAGGATCCTATTAAAAGATACCCCTATTGTTTTATTAGATGAACCTACAGTCGGTTTAGATCCCATTACAGAACAAGCATTGATCGATACTTTCTTTGAGCAACTGACTGGAAAAACGATTATTTGGATCACCCATCACTTACAAGGGATCGAGAAAATGCAGCGTGTGGTATTTATTGAAGATGGTCAGCTGGAAATGTCTGGAACACCAGCAGAATTAGCACAAACCAATTCACGTTATCAAAAATTAAAAGCAATTGACGAAGGAAAATACTAG